In Aureibaculum algae, the following are encoded in one genomic region:
- a CDS encoding WG repeat-containing protein produces MSRLLTFIIILSTLLLNCQNEEKENTLLPISVNGNFGFINYDGEMVIEPIYDDFEGYSNGIIGVGFNGKDGFINEKGEEITGFIYDRVRYFNDGLASVRLNRKYGFVNFEGDVVIPIKYDFVFHFSNGMAAFSNVGQSRIYGYLNTKGDVIVEPIFNVANSFYEGFAAVKVDDKFGFINKKGEYITELVYDEVGDFFQGYAAVSKDGYWGFIDIDGNEKIPLQYSEVNPFIEGYAVVKASYFKNGIINTSNDTIVPLDFEELENFQEDMAVATYYNKKKGFVDKKGKWAISPVYDYAQGFREGLAAVAMREGKEGEDGDVHWGYINKKGEQIISPKFAVAQPFIDGIAVVAIKTGKYDYTYGYIDTKGNYIIEPRFFNATPFFEGVASVFDKNANPKKNYIDKNGKLLYTVDKE; encoded by the coding sequence ATGAGTAGATTATTAACATTTATCATCATCTTAAGTACTTTGTTATTGAATTGTCAAAATGAAGAAAAGGAGAACACATTACTTCCAATAAGTGTCAATGGTAATTTTGGTTTTATCAATTATGATGGTGAAATGGTTATTGAACCTATCTATGATGATTTCGAAGGCTATTCGAACGGTATAATTGGTGTCGGTTTTAATGGAAAAGATGGTTTTATTAATGAAAAAGGAGAAGAGATTACAGGATTTATATATGATCGTGTTCGATATTTTAACGATGGCTTAGCAAGTGTACGCCTAAACCGAAAATACGGATTTGTTAATTTTGAAGGAGATGTCGTAATTCCAATTAAATATGATTTTGTTTTTCACTTCAGTAATGGTATGGCAGCTTTTAGCAATGTAGGCCAGTCTCGAATTTATGGATACCTAAATACAAAAGGTGATGTAATTGTAGAGCCTATTTTTAACGTAGCTAACTCATTTTATGAAGGCTTTGCTGCTGTAAAGGTGGATGATAAATTTGGTTTTATTAACAAAAAAGGCGAATATATTACAGAGCTTGTGTATGACGAAGTTGGTGATTTTTTTCAAGGCTATGCGGCAGTTAGTAAAGATGGGTATTGGGGATTTATAGATATTGATGGAAATGAAAAAATTCCTTTACAGTATAGTGAGGTAAATCCATTTATTGAGGGATATGCTGTGGTAAAGGCAAGTTATTTTAAAAATGGAATTATAAACACTTCCAATGACACCATTGTCCCATTAGATTTTGAAGAATTAGAGAATTTTCAAGAAGACATGGCGGTGGCAACGTATTATAACAAGAAAAAAGGGTTTGTTGATAAAAAAGGAAAATGGGCCATTTCTCCAGTATATGATTATGCTCAAGGTTTTAGGGAAGGTTTAGCTGCTGTTGCTATGAGAGAGGGTAAAGAAGGAGAAGATGGAGACGTTCATTGGGGGTACATTAATAAAAAAGGGGAACAGATTATTTCGCCAAAATTTGCTGTGGCTCAACCTTTTATTGATGGTATTGCGGTTGTGGCTATAAAAACTGGAAAATATGATTACACCTATGGTTATATTGATACAAAAGGTAATTATATTATAGAACCACGCTTTTTTAACGCCACTCCATTTTTTGAAGGTGTAGCGTCTGTGTTTGATAAAAATGCGAATCCCAAAAAAAACTATATCGATAAAAACGGAAAATTACTTTACACAGTAGACAAAGAGTAA